One segment of bacterium DNA contains the following:
- a CDS encoding nitroreductase family protein, which produces MELYDLLMKRRSVRNFEDRPVPDEVIDKLVNAANNAPTGCNIQPLSIVLVREPDRRAKLAQMVKRQPWVKNAPLSMVFCLDFWRLKKWAELSGVGFRGNEAFSHFLLGYADVMCAAQTVVILAESFGLGSVYVGRLPYVADEAREYFGMPAYVFPLMLLCLGYPKTVPRNVPKLSPSVIRHKERYRPLSDDEIRNAFDEKYGSFDENAERYFERVLVEAVEADEQGEGGWLKRSRERITKLAIKSNAEFVFKIRYRADLMVEHNAEAIDIFKNAGFDCFGS; this is translated from the coding sequence ATGGAACTTTACGACTTATTGATGAAGCGGCGGTCCGTCCGAAACTTCGAGGACCGCCCCGTTCCGGACGAAGTTATAGACAAGCTAGTCAACGCCGCCAACAACGCCCCCACCGGCTGCAACATCCAGCCGCTGTCGATCGTACTGGTTCGGGAGCCGGACCGGCGGGCAAAGCTCGCCCAAATGGTCAAACGCCAGCCTTGGGTCAAGAACGCGCCGCTTTCCATGGTCTTCTGCCTCGACTTCTGGCGGCTCAAGAAGTGGGCCGAACTATCGGGCGTGGGGTTCCGCGGCAACGAGGCGTTCAGCCATTTCCTCCTCGGCTACGCCGACGTGATGTGCGCGGCGCAGACCGTCGTGATACTTGCGGAGAGCTTCGGCTTGGGGTCGGTATACGTCGGCAGACTCCCGTACGTCGCCGACGAGGCCCGGGAGTATTTCGGGATGCCGGCGTACGTCTTTCCGCTAATGTTGTTGTGTCTAGGGTATCCCAAAACCGTCCCCCGCAACGTCCCCAAGTTGAGTCCGTCGGTGATACGTCATAAGGAACGGTACCGGCCTTTGAGCGACGACGAAATCCGAAACGCCTTCGACGAGAAATACGGCTCCTTCGACGAGAACGCCGAACGATACTTCGAACGGGTTTTAGTCGAGGCGGTAGAGGCGGACGAGCAGGGGGAGGGGGGTTGGCTCAAGAGGTCCCGCGAGCGGATAACTAAACTGGCTATTAAGAGTAACGCCGAGTTCGTATTTAAAATCCGGTATCGGGCCGATCTTATGGTCGAGCATAACGCCGAGGCGATCGATATTTTCAAAAACGCCGGCTTCGATTGCTTCGGCTCGTAG
- a CDS encoding serine protease produces the protein MTPRRWILLSISAWALTAAAPGPAGAVFKSLDEEAAAGPVAARAEGASIEISELAFAVAQLECFKENELVARATGFFYASGGAVYLITNRHVVLDERAGHVPDKLKLWLHTDAADIRKNGVYVVLLYDHRGRPRWLEHPERGKAVDVVAIPMNASRLKREFVVKPFGPDNRLPEEVAVQVGEDLIVIGYPLGLHDAAYNLPIVRRGTLASFYPIPFEGEPYFLIECRVHSGCSGSPVLTRPGGIMQARGARLSLYLSRGIYLLGVNSARVGKERAVKGEEPLGLNAVWFTYLIPEIISQEVGE, from the coding sequence ATGACGCCGCGACGTTGGATATTGCTTTCGATATCGGCCTGGGCTTTGACGGCCGCCGCTCCCGGCCCCGCCGGGGCTGTTTTTAAAAGCCTCGACGAGGAGGCCGCGGCCGGACCCGTCGCCGCCCGGGCCGAGGGCGCCTCGATCGAGATATCGGAGCTCGCGTTCGCCGTGGCGCAGCTCGAGTGTTTCAAGGAGAACGAGCTGGTCGCTCGAGCCACCGGCTTCTTCTACGCCTCGGGCGGCGCCGTATATTTGATTACCAACCGCCACGTCGTATTGGACGAGCGAGCCGGCCACGTCCCCGACAAGTTGAAGCTGTGGCTGCATACCGACGCCGCCGACATACGCAAGAACGGCGTGTACGTCGTTCTTCTTTACGACCACCGCGGCCGGCCGCGCTGGCTCGAGCACCCGGAGCGGGGAAAGGCGGTGGACGTCGTCGCGATACCGATGAACGCCTCGCGCTTGAAGCGCGAGTTCGTCGTAAAACCGTTCGGCCCGGACAATCGCCTCCCGGAAGAGGTCGCGGTCCAGGTGGGCGAAGACCTGATCGTAATCGGATACCCGCTGGGGCTGCACGACGCCGCGTACAATTTACCCATCGTGCGCCGCGGAACGTTGGCCTCGTTCTACCCCATACCCTTCGAGGGCGAACCGTATTTCCTGATAGAGTGCCGGGTCCACAGCGGCTGCAGCGGCAGCCCGGTGCTGACGCGGCCGGGCGGCATAATGCAGGCCAGGGGGGCGCGGCTCAGCCTGTATCTGAGCCGCGGAATCTACTTGCTGGGCGTCAATTCCGCCCGCGTGGGAAAAGAGCGCGCCGTAAAGGGCGAGGAACCGCTAGGCCTGAACGCTGTATGGTTCACGTACCTTATCCCCGAAATAATATCGCAGGAAGTAGGTGAGTAG
- a CDS encoding methyltransferase translates to MPKDNSKVNIDADDLHQLARAFFRSRILLTAYELGLFTALGDGGKTSAEVASALETDPRATDRLMNALAVLGLLHKEEGRFANAEAAARYLVKGKAEYMAGLMHTVNLWDSWSTLTGAVRAGTTAFERPGGEAGERRTEAFIAAMHAGASLRAERLVATLDLDGVSRVLDVGGGSGAYAMAFARASKKITATVFDLPHVTPLARRYVEAGGLSGKVDVVEGDATADELPRGYDLVFMSQLLHSNSPAENETLIANGAASLNPGGRLVIQDFVVDEGRAGPPQAVIFALNMLVNTEAGDTYTEAEIRRWLEAAGLADVERRDTDFETTLMIGRKT, encoded by the coding sequence ATGCCGAAGGATAACTCGAAGGTAAACATCGACGCCGACGACCTCCACCAGCTCGCCCGCGCCTTCTTCCGCAGCCGCATCCTGTTGACGGCGTACGAGCTGGGTCTGTTCACGGCGCTCGGCGACGGCGGCAAGACCTCGGCCGAGGTGGCCTCCGCGCTGGAAACGGACCCCCGCGCCACGGACCGCCTGATGAACGCGCTCGCCGTGCTGGGCCTTCTTCACAAAGAAGAAGGCCGATTCGCGAACGCGGAGGCCGCCGCGCGATACCTGGTAAAGGGTAAGGCCGAGTACATGGCTGGGTTGATGCACACGGTCAACCTGTGGGATTCGTGGAGCACGCTCACGGGCGCCGTCCGCGCGGGGACGACGGCGTTCGAGCGGCCGGGAGGCGAGGCGGGCGAGCGCCGGACCGAGGCCTTCATCGCCGCCATGCACGCCGGCGCCTCCCTGCGGGCGGAGCGGCTCGTCGCGACGTTGGACCTCGACGGCGTCTCCCGCGTGCTGGACGTGGGCGGCGGCTCCGGCGCGTACGCCATGGCCTTCGCGCGCGCGTCGAAAAAAATAACGGCCACGGTCTTCGACCTCCCGCACGTAACGCCCCTTGCCCGGCGATACGTCGAGGCCGGGGGGCTGTCCGGTAAAGTAGACGTCGTCGAGGGGGACGCTACCGCGGACGAGCTGCCGCGCGGCTACGACCTGGTCTTCATGTCGCAGCTCCTGCACAGCAACTCGCCCGCCGAGAACGAAACCCTCATCGCGAACGGCGCCGCCTCGCTCAACCCCGGAGGCCGCCTCGTCATCCAGGACTTCGTCGTCGACGAGGGCCGCGCGGGGCCGCCGCAGGCCGTCATCTTCGCGCTCAATATGCTCGTCAACACCGAGGCCGGCGATACCTATACCGAGGCCGAGATTCGCCGCTGGTTGGAGGCCGCGGGCCTCGCCGACGTCGAGCGACGCGACACCGATTTCGAGACGACGCTGATGATAGGCCGAAAAACGTGA
- a CDS encoding radical SAM protein, whose protein sequence is MTAAIQVREIRAKSILTKSNIPGVDFCVNPYVGCAHACRYCYARFMKRFTGHDEPWGEFVDVKVNAGALLHKRLTSMRSPEGHVLVGSVTDPYQPLERKYELTRGLLRELAASAFDVTVLTKSDLVVRDVDVLAEFERCTVEFSVTGVDEGVAAALEPGAASPARRLAALRKLHESGVATHVFVSPILPGLTDLRAVFEAVRGFTGGISAETLNVRAADWPRLAAAFEKTFPDRFPAFRGKARSPEYWDDVEREFRELAREFGVPLGGFYRH, encoded by the coding sequence GTGACGGCGGCGATACAGGTTCGGGAGATACGCGCGAAGTCGATATTGACGAAGAGCAACATCCCGGGCGTGGACTTCTGCGTTAACCCGTACGTCGGCTGCGCGCACGCGTGCCGTTACTGCTACGCCCGTTTTATGAAGAGGTTCACCGGCCACGACGAACCGTGGGGCGAGTTCGTCGACGTCAAGGTGAACGCCGGGGCGCTGCTCCACAAGCGGCTAACGTCGATGCGGAGCCCGGAGGGCCACGTCCTCGTGGGCAGCGTAACGGACCCCTACCAACCGCTCGAGCGTAAATACGAGCTCACCCGGGGGCTCCTGCGCGAACTCGCGGCCTCGGCCTTCGACGTCACCGTCCTTACGAAGTCGGACCTGGTAGTGCGCGACGTCGACGTCCTCGCCGAATTCGAGCGGTGCACGGTGGAGTTTTCCGTAACCGGCGTCGACGAGGGGGTAGCGGCGGCGCTGGAGCCCGGCGCGGCCTCCCCGGCCCGGCGCCTGGCCGCGCTGAGGAAGCTGCACGAGAGCGGCGTCGCGACGCACGTCTTCGTCTCGCCGATACTGCCGGGGCTTACGGACTTGCGGGCGGTGTTCGAGGCCGTCCGCGGCTTTACCGGCGGCATAAGCGCCGAGACCTTGAACGTGCGCGCCGCGGATTGGCCGCGGCTGGCCGCGGCGTTTGAGAAGACCTTTCCGGACCGGTTCCCGGCGTTCCGCGGCAAGGCCCGTTCGCCGGAGTATTGGGACGACGTCGAGCGCGAGTTCCGGGAGCTGGCCCGCGAGTTCGGCGTACCGCTGGGCGGCTTCTACCGCCATTGA
- a CDS encoding YbaN family protein, translating into MDRSSRRWFRWLLVAAGFFFFGLGAAGIFIPLLPTTPFLLLAAACFARSSERFYRWLLGNRWFGAYVRNYRGGRGIPAKVKIFSVALLWVAILLSAVFAVSNFIVRIILVGIAAAVTVHIACIRPKGRR; encoded by the coding sequence GTGGACCGCTCATCCCGCAGATGGTTTAGATGGTTGCTAGTCGCCGCCGGGTTTTTCTTCTTCGGCCTCGGCGCCGCGGGGATCTTCATACCGCTACTGCCGACGACGCCGTTTCTTCTGCTGGCCGCGGCCTGTTTCGCGCGCAGCTCGGAACGGTTCTACCGGTGGCTGTTGGGCAACAGATGGTTCGGCGCTTACGTGCGAAACTACCGCGGGGGGAGGGGGATTCCGGCTAAGGTTAAAATATTTTCCGTCGCCCTTCTGTGGGTGGCTATATTATTATCGGCCGTTTTCGCGGTGTCGAATTTTATCGTCAGGATTATTTTGGTCGGCATCGCCGCGGCCGTTACCGTTCATATCGCTTGTATTCGGCCCAAGGGGCGGCGGTAA
- a CDS encoding MBL fold metallo-hydrolase, with translation MGKSANGREGTSVVLLGTGTPNAEPARAGPAAAVVVGEQPYVVDFGPGVVRRAVAAGLEPKRLTRAFLTHLHSDHTTGYPDLILTPWTLEREEPLEVYGPPGLAAMTERVLAAYDADITQRLTGLEPANETGWRVEAHDVDPGVVYEDENVAVEAFAVDHGSWDAYGYKFRTADRTVVISSDTAPTEIMVEKSRGCDILVHEVYSAAGFETLPPAWRKYHAAVHTSSRELAALAARAEPKLLVLYHQLLWGVSYDELVAEVKEHYAGEVVSSRDLDVF, from the coding sequence ATGGGTAAAAGCGCGAACGGACGAGAGGGCACGTCGGTCGTCTTGTTGGGCACCGGCACGCCCAACGCCGAGCCGGCTCGAGCCGGGCCGGCGGCGGCGGTGGTCGTGGGCGAGCAGCCGTACGTCGTCGACTTCGGCCCGGGCGTCGTGCGGCGGGCCGTGGCCGCGGGCCTCGAGCCCAAGAGGCTCACGCGTGCGTTCCTTACGCATCTCCACTCGGACCACACGACCGGGTACCCGGATTTAATATTAACGCCCTGGACGCTCGAGCGCGAGGAGCCGCTGGAAGTGTACGGCCCGCCGGGCCTGGCGGCTATGACGGAGCGCGTCCTCGCCGCGTACGACGCGGATATCACGCAACGCCTTACAGGGCTCGAGCCGGCCAACGAAACCGGGTGGCGGGTGGAGGCGCACGACGTCGACCCGGGCGTCGTCTACGAAGACGAGAACGTCGCGGTCGAGGCGTTCGCCGTCGACCACGGCTCCTGGGACGCGTACGGCTACAAGTTCCGGACGGCGGACCGCACGGTCGTCATATCCAGCGACACCGCGCCGACGGAGATTATGGTGGAGAAGAGCCGCGGGTGTGATATCCTCGTCCACGAAGTTTACTCGGCGGCCGGGTTTGAAACGCTCCCGCCGGCGTGGCGGAAGTACCACGCCGCGGTCCACACCTCCTCCCGGGAGTTGGCCGCGCTCGCGGCTCGAGCCGAGCCGAAATTATTGGTCCTGTACCATCAACTCCTGTGGGGAGTTTCGTACGACGAGCTGGTGGCCGAGGTAAAGGAACATTACGCCGGCGAGGTCGTCTCGAGCCGGGACCTCGACGTCTTCTAA
- a CDS encoding HAD-IA family hydrolase — protein sequence MEMERKPTKYDAVIFDVFGTLVDIFSLEEYRVFLNDLCAVLGVSPAAFMSLWDEKADDRALGRVPVAEQLRALCRELGVDVTPAQLERAVEMRVDFVRGVLVPRDDAASTLAALRERGLKIGVISDCSEEVVAAWPETPLAPLVDEAVLSAAVGMKKPDPRVYELACRRLGVEAAACLFVGDGGSRELTGASAVGMDAVLIRVPDDAGDDAFRRDAEEWDGARVAALQEVLELV from the coding sequence ATGGAAATGGAGCGGAAACCTACGAAATACGACGCCGTTATATTCGACGTATTCGGTACGCTGGTGGACATATTCTCGCTCGAGGAGTACCGCGTATTTTTAAACGATTTGTGCGCCGTCCTGGGCGTATCGCCGGCGGCCTTTATGAGCTTATGGGACGAGAAGGCCGACGACCGCGCGCTGGGCCGGGTCCCGGTGGCGGAGCAGCTGAGGGCGCTGTGCCGCGAGCTCGGCGTGGACGTTACGCCGGCGCAGCTCGAGCGGGCGGTCGAGATGCGCGTCGACTTCGTACGAGGGGTCCTCGTTCCCCGCGACGACGCCGCGTCGACGCTCGCGGCGCTGCGCGAGCGGGGGCTCAAAATAGGCGTCATCAGCGATTGCTCGGAGGAGGTCGTCGCGGCCTGGCCGGAGACGCCGCTCGCGCCGCTGGTGGACGAGGCGGTCCTGTCGGCCGCGGTGGGGATGAAGAAGCCGGACCCCCGCGTCTACGAGCTGGCGTGCCGGCGTTTGGGCGTGGAGGCGGCGGCGTGCCTCTTCGTGGGCGACGGCGGCAGCCGCGAGCTCACCGGCGCGTCGGCGGTGGGGATGGACGCGGTCCTCATCCGCGTACCGGACGACGCCGGCGACGACGCCTTCCGCCGCGACGCCGAGGAGTGGGACGGGGCCAGGGTGGCGGCGCTGCAAGAGGTCCTCGAGCTGGTTTAA
- a CDS encoding Vms1/Ankzf1 family peptidyl-tRNA hydrolase has product MRLTEDVLHELARLARTDRTVLSAYLALADGWDAATDFIAKEAARLAPFLDAGERDYFEGSLSFLSDYVNEKKAKGYAGPGLAFFADLGADFTRGVELVMPPAPLLAVDDEAVIAPLALQLDEYQPVGVITVDAAGAKIYIAAGRVAEEEDALRENIHHLSKVGGWSQMRYQRRRDKEVKRFAGEVAKRAEQVFAEGDVNRVLLAGRDRMVAAVEEELSPAWRGKVVGTVRWDLDASDDELLAKIKPVLEEAERNEEARVLERYAGELRRGGLAVAGAAAAERALQMGAVDTLLVGKGFYETATGAPEAVEKLAGLAEATGAHVSFVPAEGGALAQGGHVGALLRFKVSPGE; this is encoded by the coding sequence ATGAGATTGACCGAAGACGTACTGCACGAGCTCGCGCGCCTGGCCCGGACGGACCGAACGGTCCTGTCGGCGTACCTGGCGCTCGCCGACGGGTGGGACGCCGCGACGGATTTTATCGCCAAGGAAGCCGCCCGGCTGGCGCCGTTCCTGGACGCCGGCGAGCGGGATTATTTCGAGGGCTCGCTGTCGTTTTTATCCGATTACGTTAACGAGAAAAAGGCCAAGGGTTACGCCGGCCCGGGCCTGGCCTTCTTCGCCGACCTGGGCGCCGACTTCACCCGGGGCGTCGAGCTGGTTATGCCGCCGGCGCCGCTGCTCGCCGTCGACGACGAGGCGGTCATCGCGCCGCTGGCGCTCCAGCTGGACGAGTACCAACCGGTGGGCGTCATTACGGTGGACGCGGCCGGCGCGAAGATTTATATCGCCGCGGGCCGCGTCGCGGAGGAGGAGGACGCGCTGCGCGAAAATATCCACCACCTCTCCAAAGTGGGCGGTTGGTCGCAGATGCGGTACCAGCGGCGCCGCGACAAGGAGGTCAAACGTTTCGCCGGTGAAGTGGCGAAGCGGGCGGAGCAGGTTTTCGCGGAGGGCGACGTGAACCGCGTTTTGCTTGCAGGCCGCGACCGTATGGTCGCCGCGGTCGAAGAAGAGCTGTCGCCGGCGTGGCGGGGGAAAGTAGTAGGTACGGTCCGCTGGGACCTGGACGCGAGCGACGACGAGCTGCTCGCCAAGATAAAGCCCGTGCTCGAGGAGGCGGAGCGGAACGAGGAGGCGAGGGTGCTGGAGCGTTACGCCGGCGAGCTCCGGCGGGGCGGCCTGGCCGTTGCCGGCGCCGCGGCCGCGGAGCGCGCGCTGCAGATGGGGGCCGTCGACACGTTGCTCGTCGGCAAAGGTTTTTACGAGACGGCGACCGGCGCGCCCGAGGCCGTCGAGAAGCTGGCGGGCCTGGCCGAGGCGACGGGGGCCCACGTGAGCTTCGTCCCGGCGGAGGGCGGCGCGCTGGCCCAAGGCGGCCACGTCGGCGCGCTGCTCCGGTTTAAAGTTAGTCCCGGTGAGTGA
- a CDS encoding radical SAM protein: MLKGLHFLLTYACNFECDHCFLYCGPKSEGTFTLEQLRAVLDEAAELGTVGFIYYEGGEPFLYYPVMVEGIKLARARGFKAGIVTNCYWATTAEDAALWLEPLKEAGADDLSLSDDAYHHGDVEETPARVAAAAAAELGVPSGSICIDAPTLEADVEKGEPVIAGGAVLRGRAVEKLVEGLPTRPWEEFDECTREDLRDPGRVHLDAFGHVHLCQGLSMGNMWETPLSELVRDYDAAAHPICGPLLRGGPGELVRAYDLDLRGEYVDECHLCFLARKALTDRFPEYLAPRQVYGLE, encoded by the coding sequence ATGCTCAAAGGATTACATTTCCTCCTGACGTACGCGTGCAACTTCGAGTGCGACCATTGCTTCCTCTACTGCGGCCCGAAGTCGGAAGGGACGTTTACGCTCGAGCAACTTCGCGCGGTTCTCGACGAGGCCGCCGAGCTGGGCACGGTCGGGTTCATCTATTATGAGGGCGGCGAGCCGTTCCTCTACTACCCGGTGATGGTGGAGGGAATAAAGCTGGCGCGGGCGCGCGGCTTCAAGGCCGGGATCGTAACCAACTGCTACTGGGCGACGACCGCGGAAGATGCCGCGCTCTGGCTCGAGCCGCTTAAAGAAGCCGGCGCCGACGACCTCTCCCTCAGCGACGACGCCTACCATCACGGCGACGTCGAGGAGACGCCGGCCCGGGTTGCCGCGGCCGCCGCGGCGGAATTGGGAGTACCGTCCGGTTCCATCTGCATCGACGCGCCGACGCTCGAGGCGGACGTCGAAAAGGGCGAGCCGGTGATCGCCGGCGGTGCGGTGCTCCGCGGGCGTGCCGTAGAGAAGCTGGTGGAGGGGTTGCCGACGAGGCCGTGGGAGGAGTTCGACGAATGTACGCGCGAGGATTTGCGGGACCCCGGCCGCGTCCACCTCGACGCCTTCGGCCACGTCCACCTGTGCCAGGGCTTGAGTATGGGCAACATGTGGGAGACGCCGCTTTCGGAATTGGTTCGAGATTACGACGCGGCCGCGCACCCGATTTGCGGGCCGCTGTTGCGCGGCGGCCCGGGCGAGCTCGTCCGCGCGTACGACCTTGACCTCCGCGGCGAGTACGTCGACGAGTGCCACCTGTGCTTCCTTGCGCGCAAAGCCCTGACCGACAGATTTCCCGAGTACCTCGCGCCGCGGCAGGTGTACGGTTTGGAGTAG
- a CDS encoding SRPBCC domain-containing protein translates to MDKIIYRSVTLPCDAARAFEMFTVNGELEKWLAVKADVEARVGGKYELFWNPDEPAFDSTIGCRVTALEPGKLLAFEWKGPKQYADFMNECEPLTHVTVAFVPGGDASQPRTEVHLVHTGWRATPEWEEARLWLERNWEGAFATLEKQLGGG, encoded by the coding sequence ATGGACAAGATAATCTACCGTTCCGTAACGCTGCCGTGCGACGCCGCCCGGGCGTTCGAGATGTTTACCGTCAACGGGGAACTGGAGAAGTGGCTCGCGGTCAAGGCCGACGTCGAGGCGCGCGTGGGTGGCAAGTACGAGCTCTTCTGGAACCCCGACGAGCCGGCGTTCGACAGCACCATCGGCTGCCGGGTTACGGCGCTCGAGCCGGGCAAGCTGCTGGCCTTCGAGTGGAAGGGCCCGAAGCAATACGCCGATTTCATGAACGAGTGCGAGCCGCTGACGCACGTGACGGTGGCGTTCGTCCCGGGCGGCGACGCGTCGCAGCCGCGTACCGAGGTCCACCTCGTCCACACGGGTTGGCGCGCCACGCCGGAATGGGAGGAGGCGCGGCTTTGGCTCGAGCGCAACTGGGAGGGCGCGTTCGCGACGCTGGAGAAGCAGCTCGGCGGAGGATAA
- a CDS encoding 3-hydroxybutyryl-CoA dehydrogenase, which yields MTIKKVAVIGGGTMGNGIAHVFAQAGFDVVLIDQSKDLLEKALGVITKNLGRLVKKEKITQEDADAALARIEKSTDLGDAKDADLVVEAVFEDRDLKKKIFTELDEKCKAEAILASNTSSIPITEIAGVTKRPDKVIGMHFMNPVPMMKLVEVIRGIATSDETYAVAEEAAKAVGKTPVEVNDFPGFISNRVLLPMINEACFALYEGVATKEAIDSVMKLGMAHPMGPLELADLIGLDVCLDIMEVLHDGFADSKYRPCPLLRKMVLAGYLGRKTKKGFYDYE from the coding sequence ATGACTATAAAGAAAGTCGCCGTCATCGGCGGCGGGACGATGGGCAACGGCATCGCGCACGTCTTCGCGCAGGCCGGTTTCGACGTCGTGCTCATCGACCAATCCAAGGATTTACTCGAAAAGGCGCTCGGCGTCATCACCAAGAACCTGGGGCGCCTGGTCAAGAAGGAGAAGATAACGCAGGAGGACGCCGACGCGGCGTTGGCCCGCATCGAGAAATCGACGGACCTGGGCGACGCCAAGGACGCGGACCTCGTCGTGGAAGCGGTCTTCGAGGACCGCGACCTCAAGAAGAAGATTTTCACGGAACTGGACGAGAAGTGCAAGGCCGAAGCCATCCTGGCGTCCAACACGAGCTCGATACCGATAACCGAGATCGCCGGCGTCACGAAGCGGCCGGATAAGGTTATCGGCATGCACTTCATGAACCCGGTGCCGATGATGAAACTGGTGGAGGTCATCCGCGGCATCGCGACGTCGGACGAGACGTACGCCGTGGCGGAGGAGGCGGCCAAGGCCGTGGGCAAGACGCCGGTGGAGGTCAACGACTTCCCCGGCTTCATATCCAACCGCGTGCTGCTGCCGATGATAAACGAGGCGTGCTTCGCGCTCTACGAGGGCGTCGCGACCAAGGAGGCCATCGACAGCGTCATGAAGCTCGGCATGGCGCACCCCATGGGGCCGCTGGAGCTGGCGGACCTTATTGGCCTGGACGTCTGCCTCGACATCATGGAGGTCCTGCACGACGGCTTCGCGGACTCGAAGTACCGGCCCTGCCCGCTGCTGCGCAAGATGGTCCTGGCCGGCTACCTGGGCCGCAAGACGAAGAAGGGGTTTTACGATTACGAATAG
- a CDS encoding acetyl-CoA C-acyltransferase codes for MAEDIVIAGVCRTAVGKFLGTLAPLQAWQLGGVAIRGAVERAGIKPEQVDEVIMGNVVSAGMGQAPARQAAIAAGLPASVNCVTINKVCGSGAKAVSMAAQAIKAADEEIVVAGGLESMSNVPFYFYKGRTGQKMGNMELVDGMIRDGLWCAFEDKHMGCLGDFTAQNSGISREEQDEWAANSQAKALAAIKEGKFKAEIVPVEVPQRKGDPIVFDTDEGPRETTAEKLAKLKPAFSKDGTITPGNAPGLNDGAAAMVVMTAAKAKELGVTPDATIVGYASAHVEPKMLFYAPVDAVKKLMAKTGESIGDYDLIEINEAFSAQVLADGKGLGWDWDRVNVNGGAVALGHPIGASGARILATLVYALKDRGGKRGLATACLGGGGAVAMSITI; via the coding sequence ATGGCGGAAGATATCGTAATCGCGGGCGTTTGCCGTACCGCGGTCGGCAAATTCCTCGGGACCCTCGCGCCGCTCCAGGCGTGGCAGCTGGGCGGCGTCGCGATTCGGGGCGCGGTCGAGCGCGCCGGGATAAAACCGGAGCAAGTGGACGAGGTAATAATGGGCAACGTCGTCTCGGCCGGGATGGGCCAGGCGCCGGCGCGCCAGGCGGCCATCGCCGCGGGCCTGCCCGCATCCGTGAACTGCGTAACTATTAACAAGGTGTGCGGCTCGGGCGCGAAGGCCGTATCGATGGCGGCGCAGGCCATCAAGGCGGCCGACGAGGAGATAGTCGTCGCCGGCGGCCTGGAGTCGATGTCCAACGTACCGTTCTACTTTTACAAAGGACGAACCGGCCAGAAGATGGGTAACATGGAGCTCGTCGACGGCATGATCCGTGACGGCCTGTGGTGCGCCTTCGAGGATAAGCACATGGGCTGCCTGGGCGACTTTACCGCGCAGAACTCCGGCATCAGCCGCGAGGAGCAAGACGAGTGGGCCGCAAACAGCCAGGCCAAGGCGCTGGCCGCGATAAAGGAAGGAAAGTTCAAGGCCGAGATCGTCCCGGTCGAGGTTCCCCAGCGTAAGGGCGACCCCATCGTCTTCGACACCGACGAGGGGCCGCGGGAGACGACGGCCGAGAAACTCGCCAAGCTCAAACCGGCGTTCAGCAAAGACGGCACTATCACGCCGGGCAACGCACCGGGCCTCAACGACGGCGCCGCGGCGATGGTGGTAATGACGGCGGCCAAGGCCAAGGAATTGGGCGTTACGCCGGACGCCACCATCGTCGGCTACGCCTCGGCCCACGTCGAACCTAAGATGCTGTTCTACGCGCCGGTGGACGCCGTCAAGAAGTTGATGGCCAAGACGGGCGAGTCCATCGGCGACTACGACCTCATCGAGATAAACGAGGCCTTCAGCGCGCAGGTCCTGGCGGACGGTAAAGGGCTCGGCTGGGACTGGGACCGCGTCAACGTGAACGGCGGCGCGGTAGCGCTGGGGCATCCCATCGGCGCCTCGGGCGCGCGCATCCTGGCGACGCTGGTATACGCGCTCAAGGACCGCGGCGGCAAGCGCGGCCTGGCCACCGCTTGCCTGGGCGGCGGCGGCGCGGTCGCGATGAGCATAACGATTTAA